One Mycolicibacterium fortuitum subsp. fortuitum genomic window carries:
- a CDS encoding TlyA family RNA methyltransferase: MARRARVDAELVRRGLARSRQQAVELIEAGRVRIDGMPAAKPATAVAPGTNITVTASAERTWVSRGAHKLIGALDAFDVTVQGRRCLDAGASTGGFTEVLLDRGAAEVVAADVGYGQLAWPLRSDERVHVLERTNVRELTPDAIGGPVQLIVADLSFISLATVLPALTACASADADIVPMVKPQFEVGKDRVGAGGVVSDPELRIDAVCAVARKAASLQWHAVDVTASPLPGPSGNVEYFLHLRAQGDRRLDGESLEQAVRRAVEEGPQ; the protein is encoded by the coding sequence GTGGCGCGGCGCGCTCGCGTTGATGCCGAGCTGGTGCGACGGGGACTGGCCCGCTCACGCCAGCAGGCGGTCGAATTGATCGAAGCCGGCCGGGTACGCATCGACGGCATGCCGGCGGCAAAACCGGCCACCGCAGTCGCACCGGGTACCAACATCACCGTGACCGCCTCCGCAGAACGCACCTGGGTCTCACGAGGTGCACACAAGCTGATCGGCGCCCTGGACGCATTCGACGTCACGGTCCAGGGCCGGCGGTGCCTCGACGCCGGAGCCTCGACCGGCGGCTTCACCGAGGTCCTGCTCGATCGCGGCGCCGCCGAGGTGGTGGCCGCTGACGTGGGTTATGGCCAACTCGCGTGGCCGCTGAGGTCTGACGAGCGGGTGCACGTACTGGAACGCACCAATGTGCGGGAGTTGACCCCCGATGCGATCGGCGGGCCGGTCCAGCTGATCGTGGCCGACCTCTCGTTCATTTCACTGGCCACCGTTCTTCCGGCGCTGACGGCTTGTGCGTCGGCTGACGCCGATATCGTTCCGATGGTGAAACCGCAGTTCGAGGTCGGCAAGGACCGGGTAGGTGCGGGCGGGGTGGTGTCAGATCCCGAGCTGCGTATCGATGCGGTGTGCGCGGTCGCCCGCAAGGCAGCCTCCCTGCAGTGGCATGCTGTCGATGTGACGGCCAGCCCGCTCCCCGGACCATCGGGCAATGTCGAGTACTTCCTGCACCTGCGTGCTCAGGGCGACCGTCGGCTGGACGGCGAGTCGCTGGAGCAGGCAGTGCGGCGGGCCGTCGAGGAGGGGCCGCAATGA
- a CDS encoding HAD-IIA family hydrolase: MTSLARQHDCLLLDLDGTVFRGHEPTVGAIESLAAVESRVLYVTNNASRAPAQVAEHLRELGFAAGADDVVTSAQSAAHLLAAHLPQESKVLVVGTDALASEVSKAGLRPVRMFDDAPVAVVQGHSPDTGWPDLAEAALAIRAGALWVAANVDLTLPSERGLLPGNGSMVAALRVATGQDPLVAGKPQPTLMNDALSRGTFTTPLVVGDRLDTDIAGAVAAGLPSLMVLTGVSTAAEAVHAVPAERPQYLAPDLRGLHGDVDTLRIASDPAWRIDVDTDSVTVHATGQDPHDDLSVVRATAHAVWGADLDGAAFTVSAGDDTARQALQRWSLLPPLID; encoded by the coding sequence GTGACCTCGCTTGCACGGCAGCATGATTGCCTGCTGCTCGATCTCGATGGCACGGTGTTTCGGGGTCATGAGCCGACCGTCGGGGCAATCGAAAGCCTGGCCGCTGTCGAATCTCGAGTCCTCTACGTGACCAACAACGCCTCACGTGCTCCAGCACAGGTCGCCGAGCATTTACGTGAACTCGGATTCGCCGCCGGGGCCGATGATGTGGTGACCAGCGCGCAGAGCGCGGCCCACCTGCTGGCCGCTCATCTGCCGCAGGAATCCAAGGTTCTCGTGGTCGGAACGGATGCACTGGCCAGCGAGGTGAGCAAGGCCGGGCTGCGGCCGGTCCGGATGTTCGATGACGCGCCGGTCGCGGTGGTCCAGGGTCATTCGCCTGACACCGGGTGGCCGGATCTGGCCGAGGCGGCGTTGGCCATCCGCGCCGGAGCATTGTGGGTGGCTGCGAACGTGGACCTGACCTTGCCCTCCGAACGCGGGCTGCTGCCGGGCAATGGCTCGATGGTGGCTGCGTTGCGGGTGGCGACCGGGCAGGATCCGCTGGTGGCAGGCAAGCCCCAACCCACGCTGATGAACGACGCGTTGAGCCGGGGGACGTTCACGACGCCGCTGGTCGTGGGAGATCGGCTTGACACCGACATCGCCGGCGCCGTCGCAGCCGGACTGCCGAGCCTGATGGTGCTGACCGGTGTCAGCACTGCCGCCGAGGCGGTGCATGCGGTTCCGGCAGAACGTCCCCAATACCTCGCCCCGGACCTGCGCGGACTACATGGCGATGTCGATACGCTGCGCATCGCGTCGGACCCGGCCTGGCGGATCGATGTCGACACGGACAGTGTCACCGTGCACGCCACCGGGCAGGATCCCCACGATGACCTGTCGGTGGTCCGGGCCACCGCGCACGCAGTGTGGGGTGCTGACCTCGACGGTGCCGCTTTCACGGTGTCCGCAGGCGACGACACAGCACGCCAGGCGCTGCAACGTTGGTCGTTGCTGCCGCCACTCATCGACTAG
- the tyrS gene encoding tyrosine--tRNA ligase — MSMGILDELDWRGLIAQSTDRETLANDLANGPMTVYSGFDPTAPSLHAGHLVPLLTLRRFQRAGHRPIVLAGGATGMIGDPRDTGERTLNTADTVADWAGRIRGQLERFVEFDDTPTGAIVENNLNWTGRLSAIEFLRDLGKYFSVNVMLDRETVRRRLEGDGISYTEFSYMLLQANDFVELHQRYGCALQIGGSDQWGNIVAGARLVRQKLGATVHAMTTPLVTDSEGKKFGKSTGGGNLWLDPEMTSPYAWYQYFVNTADADVIGYLRWFTFLSADEIAELEDATQNRAHERAAQKRLARELTTLVHGEGATTAVELASQALFGRAELADLDESTLGAALREASNGQVAELKPGGPDSIVDLLVETGLAASKGAARRNVAEGGVYVNNIRIESDEWIPQHSDFLHERWLVLRRGKRHIAGVERVGA, encoded by the coding sequence ATGAGCATGGGAATCCTCGATGAGCTCGACTGGCGCGGGCTGATCGCGCAGTCGACCGACCGCGAAACGCTGGCGAACGACCTGGCCAACGGCCCCATGACCGTCTACTCCGGCTTCGACCCGACGGCCCCGAGCCTGCATGCCGGGCACCTGGTGCCACTGCTGACCTTGCGGCGGTTTCAGCGCGCCGGACATCGGCCCATCGTGCTCGCCGGCGGCGCGACCGGGATGATCGGCGATCCTCGTGACACGGGGGAGCGCACGCTGAACACCGCTGACACCGTGGCGGACTGGGCGGGCCGCATCCGCGGTCAACTCGAGCGGTTCGTCGAGTTCGACGACACCCCGACCGGCGCCATCGTCGAGAACAACTTGAACTGGACCGGCCGGCTTTCGGCCATCGAATTCCTGCGTGACTTGGGCAAATACTTCTCGGTCAACGTGATGCTGGACCGGGAGACGGTCCGTCGCCGGTTGGAGGGTGACGGCATCTCCTACACCGAGTTCAGCTACATGCTGCTGCAGGCCAATGACTTCGTGGAGCTGCACCAGCGGTACGGCTGCGCGTTGCAGATCGGCGGTTCGGACCAGTGGGGCAACATCGTCGCCGGCGCCCGGTTGGTCCGACAGAAACTCGGCGCCACCGTGCACGCGATGACGACTCCGCTGGTCACCGACTCCGAAGGCAAGAAGTTCGGCAAGTCGACCGGCGGCGGCAATCTATGGCTCGATCCCGAGATGACCAGCCCATACGCCTGGTACCAGTACTTCGTGAACACCGCAGATGCCGATGTGATCGGCTACCTGCGCTGGTTTACCTTCCTGTCCGCCGACGAGATCGCCGAGTTGGAGGACGCCACCCAGAACCGCGCCCATGAACGCGCCGCGCAGAAGCGGCTGGCCAGGGAACTCACCACGTTGGTGCATGGGGAAGGCGCGACAACCGCGGTCGAGCTGGCCAGCCAGGCGTTGTTCGGCCGGGCCGAACTCGCCGACCTCGATGAATCGACGCTCGGTGCCGCGCTGCGCGAAGCCAGTAATGGCCAGGTCGCCGAGCTCAAGCCCGGTGGTCCGGATTCGATCGTCGATTTGTTGGTCGAGACGGGACTGGCGGCAAGTAAGGGAGCCGCGCGCCGCAACGTCGCCGAGGGTGGCGTCTACGTGAACAACATTCGCATCGAAAGTGACGAGTGGATACCACAGCATTCCGATTTTCTGCATGAGCGCTGGCTCGTGTTGCGACGTGGCAAGCGGCACATCGCCGGCGTCGAGCGCGTGGGCGCTTAG